The nucleotide sequence GCCAGAGGCAGGGACCGCTGCGTGCTGTCACCTCGCTCGCTGCCCGAGACCCCGGTCACCGCTGACGCCTGATGGCGTACTTCTGCATCTTCTTGACCAGTGTCGATTGATTGATGCCCAGCGAGGAAGCGGCAGCACGCGTCGTGGCATGTCGCTCGAGCGCCCGGTGGATCAGTTCCCGCTCCAGGGCCTGGGTGCATTGCGTGAGTGTGGCGTGGTTCTCGCGCACTCCGGCAGGTATCGTCGCAGCGGCAGAGGGGGCCGCGAGACCGCCTGGCCCCAGGCATTCGGCGGGCAGCATGTCCGTCGTGATGAGCGTCTGGTCGGTGGTGACGACCAGTCGCTCGACCAGGTTGATCAGCTCACGGATGTTGCCCGGCCACTGATGCGAGGCCAGCAGTTCCAGTACCTCGGGATCGAAGTGGCGAACGCGGGCATGGCGTTGGCAGAAGTGACCCAGATAGTGGCGTAGCAGCGGGATGACCTCACCACGGCGCTCGCGAAGCGGGGGCAGCGTGATGGGGACGACGCTGAGGCGATAATAGAGGTCTTCGCGAAAGCGCCCCTCCCTCACGCGAGCGGCCAGGTCATGATGTGACGCGGTCAGCAGGCGCACGTTGGTCCGCCTGAGCTCGGTCCCTCCCACGGGCATGAAACGTTGCTCCTCGACGACCTTAAGCAGCTTGGCCTGCAGCGAGAGTGGCAGGTCGCCAATCTCGTCGAGAAACAGCGTGCCACCATTGGCCACATCCAACAGCCCCTGTTTTCCCCGGGCATTGGCACCGGTGAAGGCCCCGGGCGCATAGCCGAACAGTTCCGCCTCCAGTAGTCCTTCGGGCAGGGCGGCACAGTTGAGTTCCAGAAACACGCCGGCAGAGCGCTCGCTGTGCTCGTGAAGATAGCGGGCCAGCAATGTCTTGCCCGTGCCCGTCTCGCCCTGGATCAGGACCTTCACATCGGTGGCGGCCACGCGTTCTGCCAGCGCGAAGCAAGCGGCCGTGGCCTCGCTGGTGACGAGTTCCAGTGCCTGCTCGTCGGTACCGGCGTTGACGCTGTAGGTCTCGTGCAGGGAGTGCAGCTGGCGAAGCTGTTCCTGGGCATGCTTGGCGCGCAGCAATTCGGTGATATCACGCACGCTGGTGACGACGTGACTCAAGGCGCCATCCCGCGCGTGCATGGGCAGGCCGCTGACCAGGATCTTGCGGCCATCGTGCAGGCTCTGGACCAGAGTGACGGGCTTGCCGTCCCGGATGACCTCCAGAGAGACCGACTTGGAGATATAGCCTCTGCGCACCAGTTCCTGCATGTGCCGGCCCAGCACATCACTGCGCTTGAGCCCCGTGATGCGCTCATAGGCCTGGTTGATGGCCACGGTCACCCCGAGGGCGTCGGTGATGTAGACCCCGTCGTGCAAGGCATCCAGCACTCGCTGCACCGGAACCTCGGCCAGCAGGTCCGTGGCGGTGTCCGGTGGGCC is from Cobetia marina and encodes:
- a CDS encoding sigma-54 interaction domain-containing protein codes for the protein MQNVEQDLKLEAALALLERQSLEAVEVIDTRGEVIGVLTRQEVESAAERKERLARSNQRTLAAGPDGPPDTATDLLAEVPVQRVLDALHDGVYITDALGVTVAINQAYERITGLKRSDVLGRHMQELVRRGYISKSVSLEVIRDGKPVTLVQSLHDGRKILVSGLPMHARDGALSHVVTSVRDITELLRAKHAQEQLRQLHSLHETYSVNAGTDEQALELVTSEATAACFALAERVAATDVKVLIQGETGTGKTLLARYLHEHSERSAGVFLELNCAALPEGLLEAELFGYAPGAFTGANARGKQGLLDVANGGTLFLDEIGDLPLSLQAKLLKVVEEQRFMPVGGTELRRTNVRLLTASHHDLAARVREGRFREDLYYRLSVVPITLPPLRERRGEVIPLLRHYLGHFCQRHARVRHFDPEVLELLASHQWPGNIRELINLVERLVVTTDQTLITTDMLPAECLGPGGLAAPSAAATIPAGVRENHATLTQCTQALERELIHRALERHATTRAAASSLGINQSTLVKKMQKYAIRRQR